The following are encoded together in the Humulus lupulus chromosome 5, drHumLupu1.1, whole genome shotgun sequence genome:
- the LOC133780297 gene encoding pectinesterase PPME1-like, with protein MAKGTAVILLFFIISTSAVLVKADDAAPIPATKGALEGWFSANVKPVAESKGLDPALVAAETGPAKVIKVMKDGSGDFKTVQEAIDSVPAGNSKRVIIIIGGGEYIQKVKIVRTKPFITLYGSPKAPPTLSFSGTAAEFGTVDSASVIVESDYFVAANIIFKNSSPKPDGVRKGAQAAALRASGNKAAFYNVRLLGFQDTLCDDRGFHLFKDSYIEGTVDFIFGSGTSLYLNTELHVLGDSTEPTVITAQARETADTTGYSFVHCKITGTAKDAILGRAWQSSPRVVFSYTDMAATVVSPLGWSSNNKPERESTVFFGEYKNIGGGASPAGRVKFSKQLTDEQAKPFLNLGYIKGSSWLLPPPSPQV; from the exons atggCTAAAGGCACAGCAGTTATACTTCTCTTCTTCATAATCAGTACAAGTGCCGTCCTCGTCAAGGCCGACGATGCAGCGCCAATCCCCGCCACGAAAGGGGCGTTGGAAGGGTGGTTCAGCGCAAATGTGAAGCCAGTAGCTGAGAGCAAGGGCCTGGACCCCGCACTGGTGGCGGCCGAGACGGGCCCTGCCAAAGTGATCAAGGTGATGAAAGACGGGAGTGGAGATTTCAAAACCGTGCAAGAGGCCATAGATAGTGTCCCCGCCGGCAACTCAAAGCGTGTGATAATCATAATTGGAGGAGGAGAGTACATCCAGAAAGTGAAGATCGTAAGAACCAAGCCATTCATCACGTTATACGGCTCACCAAAAGCACCTCCCACGTTGTCGTTCTCCGGCACAGCAGCTGAGTTTGGCACCGTCGACAGCGCATCCGTGATTGTGGAGTCGGACTACTTCGTTGCAGCAAACATAATATTCAAG AATTCTTCACCGAAGCCAGATGGTGTAAGAAAGGGAGCTCAAGCCGCTGCATTAAGGGCATCAGGGAACAAGGCAGCGTTTTACAATGTTAGATTGTTGGGATTTCAAGACACCCTTTGCGACGACAGAGGGTTCCATCTTTTCAAGGACTCTTACATTGAGGGTACTGTGGATTTCATTTTCGGAAGTGGGACGTCTCTATATTTGAACACCGAATTGCATGTTCTTGGTGATTCCACAGAACCGACTGTGATAACAGCGCAGGCCAGAGAGACTGCCGATACCACCGGCTACTCATTCGTTCATTGCAAAATTACCGGCACTGCCAAGGACGCTATTTTAGGACGAGCTTGGCAGTCCAGTCCGAGAGTGGTGTTTTCCTACACCGACATGGCTGCCACTGTTGTTTCGCCTTTAGGGTGGTCTAGCAACAACAAACCTGAACGTGAGAGCACCGTTTTCTTTGGCGAATACAAAAACATAGGAGGAGGTGCAAGCCCAGCAGGCAGAGTCAAATTTTCCAAGCAACTAACTGATGAGCAAGCCAAACCTTTTCTCAATCTCGGTTACATTAAGGGATCCTCATGGCTCCTTCCTCCACCCAGTCCTCAAGTTTAG